In one Terriglobales bacterium genomic region, the following are encoded:
- a CDS encoding antibiotic biosynthesis monooxygenase, translating to MSNQSTILAITAALLLFSTAAWAQDPVPMYPNNYRVLLENDKVRVLHFTLRKGDTEEFHTHPAAVTYVLTPFKIRFRFPDGTERVREAKAGDVFYGEGVTHSPLNIGETDATGILVEMKTPASAKKDAAQADDLLTAVTFITGLEGKEDELKRELLALAAPTRAEAGNLRYDLYQSPVKKNEFMRLEVWRNPAALEEHKQTPHIKASFAKRQEQGWKTNITVWERVAD from the coding sequence ATGTCCAACCAAAGCACGATACTTGCCATCACCGCGGCGCTGCTGTTGTTTTCCACTGCTGCCTGGGCGCAGGATCCGGTGCCCATGTATCCGAACAACTACCGAGTGCTGCTGGAGAACGACAAGGTGCGGGTGCTGCACTTCACGCTACGCAAGGGAGACACGGAGGAATTCCATACGCATCCGGCGGCGGTGACCTACGTGCTGACGCCGTTCAAGATCCGCTTCCGCTTTCCCGACGGCACGGAGCGCGTCCGCGAAGCCAAGGCGGGCGACGTGTTCTACGGCGAGGGCGTAACCCACTCGCCGCTGAACATCGGGGAGACCGACGCCACCGGCATCCTGGTAGAGATGAAGACGCCGGCGTCGGCCAAAAAGGATGCGGCACAAGCGGACGACCTGCTGACCGCGGTGACCTTTATTACCGGCCTGGAGGGCAAAGAGGACGAGTTGAAGCGGGAATTGCTGGCGCTGGCGGCACCGACACGCGCCGAAGCCGGCAATCTCCGGTATGACCTGTACCAGTCGCCGGTGAAGAAGAACGAATTCATGCGCCTGGAGGTATGGCGCAATCCCGCGGCGCTGGAAGAACACAAGCAGACGCCGCACATCAAGGCGTCGTTCGCCAAGCGACAAGAGCAGGGGTGGAAGACCAACAT